One Actinospica robiniae DSM 44927 genomic region harbors:
- a CDS encoding transposase — translation MRVRDALGPLFADEDFEHERFAGMFAALGRPALSPGLLAMVTVLQFLHNLSDREAVVAMADRISWKYALGLDVAETGFDASVLAEFRARLAEPGRADALLDTVLDKLKAAGLVRAGGRARTDSTHVLAAVRSLGRVEMLGESVRAALEEIARVAPERVVPLLAPGWEERYGRKVETSRLIGRGRGKATMEELAGRFGADGSLLLETLKADPTAGWVLRLPQVRLLAQVWEQHFERSEGGGWVLKAVTDLPPAAELPISPYDPDARYAVKRASGWEGGKVHLTESCDEDLPHLVTDVATSAATVQDSAQTTDIQERLLARGLGPGVHVMDAGYPTAANLIAAAGHGITLIAPVTVSSGRGAKTGTFSPASSRSTGTPGAPAARARR, via the coding sequence ATGCGGGTGCGTGATGCGCTCGGGCCGTTGTTCGCCGATGAGGATTTCGAGCACGAGCGGTTCGCCGGGATGTTTGCGGCGCTCGGCCGGCCCGCGCTTTCGCCGGGGTTGCTGGCGATGGTCACGGTGTTGCAGTTCCTGCACAACCTCTCGGACCGGGAGGCGGTGGTGGCGATGGCGGACCGGATCTCGTGGAAGTACGCGCTGGGCCTGGATGTGGCTGAGACCGGGTTCGACGCGTCGGTGCTGGCCGAGTTCCGGGCCCGGCTGGCCGAGCCGGGGCGCGCGGACGCGCTGCTCGATACCGTGCTGGACAAGCTCAAGGCGGCCGGGCTGGTGCGCGCGGGCGGGCGGGCGCGTACGGACTCGACGCATGTGCTCGCGGCGGTGCGCTCGCTGGGCCGGGTCGAGATGCTCGGCGAGAGTGTGCGTGCGGCGCTCGAGGAGATCGCGCGGGTCGCTCCGGAGCGGGTCGTGCCGCTGCTGGCGCCGGGGTGGGAGGAGCGGTACGGGCGCAAGGTCGAGACCTCCCGGCTGATCGGGCGCGGGCGGGGCAAGGCCACGATGGAGGAGTTGGCCGGGCGGTTCGGCGCGGACGGCTCGCTGCTGCTCGAGACGCTTAAGGCGGACCCCACGGCCGGGTGGGTCCTTAGGCTGCCGCAGGTACGGCTGCTCGCCCAGGTCTGGGAGCAGCACTTCGAGCGGAGTGAGGGCGGCGGATGGGTGCTCAAAGCCGTCACCGACCTGCCGCCCGCGGCCGAGTTGCCGATCTCTCCGTACGACCCGGATGCCCGCTACGCGGTCAAACGCGCGAGCGGGTGGGAGGGAGGCAAGGTCCACCTGACCGAGTCCTGCGACGAGGATCTCCCGCACCTGGTCACGGATGTCGCCACGAGCGCGGCGACCGTGCAGGATTCCGCGCAGACAACTGATATCCAGGAACGGCTCCTGGCGCGCGGGCTGGGCCCGGGCGTGCATGTGATGGACGCCGGGTATCCCACCGCCGCGAACCTCATCGCCGCGGCCGGCCACGGCATCACCCTGATCGCGCCGGTCACCGTCTCGAGCGGGCGGGGCGCGAAGACCGGGACCTTCAGCCCGGCGAGTTCGAGATCGACTGGGACACCGGGCGCGCCCGCTGCCCGGGCGAGAAGGTGA
- a CDS encoding transposase: MRGQKNGLVAFSFSRRDCTPCPLRTACLSAPAPRPRVLVVHPREPYEARMNAIRTQHTPEWQKVYNQRAGIEGTISQAVRISDLRHSRYRGLPKNHLQNVLTGIAINIRRLGAHYAPTQTKPRRPTRIQALYDTHHIGKPA; this comes from the coding sequence ATGCGCGGGCAGAAGAACGGGCTGGTCGCCTTCAGCTTCTCCCGCCGCGACTGCACACCCTGCCCGCTACGCACCGCCTGTCTGAGCGCGCCGGCCCCTCGGCCACGCGTGCTGGTCGTTCACCCCCGCGAGCCCTACGAGGCCCGCATGAACGCGATCCGCACCCAGCACACCCCAGAATGGCAGAAGGTTTATAACCAGCGCGCCGGTATCGAGGGCACCATCTCCCAGGCCGTACGCATCAGCGATCTACGCCACTCCCGCTACCGCGGGCTCCCCAAAAACCACCTCCAAAACGTCCTGACCGGCATCGCGATCAACATCAGACGCCTCGGCGCGCACTACGCGCCCACCCAGACCAAACCCCGCCGACCCACCCGTATACAAGCCCTCTACGACACCCACCACATCGGCAAACCCGCCTAA
- a CDS encoding class I adenylate-forming enzyme family protein, which translates to MSGDAAPGVPAVCARIRELALTDPDRPALTTRVDGQWRTLTFAQLCRRVAGVASAAAQAGARPGMRTWVALPNGERFYVAVLASWWLGCTPVIVPPEATADELETLLKGLVQHTDEEILPVAELIDGALDCAPDSAESDLPEPAPEPTTAWYLPSGGTTGLPQLQAVKRRPADLFEVITAVMWTAKWQIDAVQLVLGPLSHAAPLTTSLAGLARGAHLLVPTRIAPTELLEAMRLFPPTWCQLTPHQMAMLDTDGPLGQALCARLTGILHTAAPCPEGLKLSWIARLGGDRVFELYSASQMVGLAVCDGDEWLERRGTVGRPWGDVLIADESGAAVPTGKVGEIYFRNELMLSAPPEDVAHLRSLPDGHFSVGDVGRLDEDGYLYLTDRVDDVFKVGGAQVSAREIEQRLLTHPGVAEAVVVGRPDAAMGRIAYAVVVPADPGRPPAEAELIAHCRAALAPYKVPRGIETVDALSRSRADKVERHRYR; encoded by the coding sequence CGGACCGGCCGGCCTTGACCACCCGGGTGGACGGCCAGTGGCGCACGCTGACGTTCGCTCAGCTGTGCCGGCGCGTGGCCGGTGTCGCGAGTGCGGCGGCACAGGCCGGAGCGCGGCCGGGCATGCGCACGTGGGTGGCTCTGCCGAACGGCGAGCGCTTCTACGTCGCTGTGCTGGCCTCCTGGTGGCTCGGCTGCACTCCCGTCATCGTGCCGCCGGAGGCCACGGCGGACGAGCTGGAGACTCTGCTGAAAGGCTTGGTCCAGCACACCGATGAGGAGATCCTGCCTGTCGCGGAGCTGATCGATGGCGCCCTGGACTGCGCCCCGGACAGCGCGGAATCGGACTTGCCGGAGCCGGCACCCGAGCCGACCACGGCGTGGTACCTGCCCTCCGGCGGGACTACGGGCCTGCCGCAGCTTCAGGCGGTCAAGCGACGGCCCGCCGACCTGTTCGAGGTCATCACGGCGGTGATGTGGACGGCGAAGTGGCAGATCGACGCCGTGCAGCTCGTGCTCGGTCCGCTCTCCCACGCGGCGCCGTTGACCACGAGCCTGGCCGGTCTCGCGCGCGGAGCGCATCTGTTGGTGCCGACCCGCATCGCCCCGACCGAACTACTGGAGGCGATGCGTCTGTTCCCGCCCACCTGGTGCCAGCTCACCCCGCATCAGATGGCGATGCTCGACACGGACGGGCCGCTCGGTCAGGCGCTGTGCGCGCGCCTGACCGGGATCCTGCACACGGCGGCACCGTGCCCGGAGGGGCTCAAGCTCAGTTGGATCGCGCGGCTCGGCGGCGACCGGGTCTTCGAGCTCTACAGCGCCTCGCAGATGGTGGGCCTGGCCGTGTGCGACGGCGATGAGTGGCTCGAGCGGCGCGGTACGGTCGGGCGGCCTTGGGGCGATGTGCTGATCGCGGACGAATCGGGTGCCGCGGTGCCCACGGGCAAGGTCGGCGAGATCTACTTCCGCAATGAGCTGATGCTCTCCGCGCCACCCGAGGACGTGGCGCACCTGCGCTCCCTCCCGGACGGCCACTTCAGCGTCGGGGACGTGGGCCGTCTCGACGAGGACGGCTACCTCTACCTCACCGACCGCGTGGACGACGTGTTCAAGGTCGGCGGCGCGCAGGTGAGCGCCCGCGAGATCGAGCAGCGGCTGCTGACGCATCCCGGCGTGGCCGAGGCAGTCGTGGTGGGCCGCCCCGACGCGGCGATGGGACGGATCGCTTACGCGGTCGTCGTCCCGGCCGACCCGGGGCGCCCGCCGGCTGAGGCCGAGCTGATCGCGCACTGCCGCGCCGCGCTGGCGCCCTACAAGGTGCCACGCGGCATTGAAACGGTCGACGCGCTCAGCCGTTCCCGGGCGGACAAAGTCGAGCGCCACCGATACCGATAA
- a CDS encoding class I SAM-dependent methyltransferase, with product MAVYTLSPAPARLELVVKHMFNHVMQAEAGIYEGGASLAQIEHLRDVARRSGSTWIAEIGFNVGYSTIGFLESSPEARVVSFELDLRPCVKLAKEFIDERYPGRHELVVGDSQVTVPEFAEACRAGSQGFDLVFIDGSHMYDVAANDIRNSARIAAQQATVVVDDLTPWYLWGAGPTRAWQEAVDSERIEALEYVVDGRIVDRIEGPADRAWAVGRFR from the coding sequence ATGGCCGTCTACACTCTCTCCCCCGCACCCGCTCGCCTCGAGCTGGTGGTCAAGCATATGTTCAACCACGTGATGCAGGCCGAGGCCGGCATCTATGAAGGCGGCGCCAGCCTGGCCCAGATCGAGCATCTACGGGACGTGGCCCGCCGCAGCGGATCCACCTGGATCGCCGAGATCGGATTCAACGTGGGCTACTCCACCATCGGGTTCCTGGAGAGCTCACCCGAGGCGAGAGTGGTCTCCTTCGAGCTCGATCTGCGCCCGTGCGTGAAACTGGCCAAGGAGTTCATCGACGAGCGCTACCCCGGGCGGCACGAGCTCGTGGTCGGCGACTCGCAGGTGACCGTGCCCGAGTTCGCCGAGGCCTGCCGGGCCGGGTCGCAGGGCTTCGATCTGGTCTTCATCGACGGCAGCCACATGTACGACGTCGCCGCCAACGACATCCGCAACAGCGCGCGGATCGCCGCGCAGCAGGCCACGGTCGTGGTCGACGACCTGACGCCGTGGTACCTGTGGGGCGCGGGGCCGACCCGGGCCTGGCAGGAGGCGGTGGACTCCGAACGGATCGAAGCGCTCGAGTACGTGGTGGACGGCCGGATCGTGGACCGGATCGAAGGGCCGGCGGACCGTGCGTGGGCCGTCGGGCGTTTCCGCTGA